A single window of Colletotrichum higginsianum IMI 349063 chromosome 8, whole genome shotgun sequence DNA harbors:
- a CDS encoding HpcH/HpaI aldolase/citrate lyase family protein produces the protein MAARSSSIVRRALLYVPSSSEKMLAKSLGLKSDNVTYDLEDSVTPSLKTQARGQLRSFLENNASRPPSISELAVRINAVETKYALDDLTSLGALPNVDAVVVPKVNSAADLTYVTDVLRHVAPERHASTSHNPIKIIALVESARSIMNLPEICKASPYLSGLVFAAEDFALDLSLTRTPSLTEFLYARSAIVTAARAAGLPSAIDLVCTSFRGDEGLKRLEEESLGGKSMGFNGKQCIHPNQVALVQKLFAPGEKEVEWAVRVAIADEKASKAGRGAWTLDGMMIDAPVTGKANAIIAKAEKCDVDVASLRQKWKGQEPE, from the exons ATGGCAGCCAGGTCCTCTTCAATCGTCCGCCGAGCGCTGCTCTATG tgccctcgtcgtcggaaAAGATGCTCGCCAAGTCGTTGGGCCTAAAGTCCGATAACGTGACGTATGATCTAGAGGACTCCGTGACGCCTTCCTTAAAGACACAGGCCCGAGGTCAACTTCGGTCTTTTCTCGAGAATAATGCTTCGCGACCACCGTCCATCTCCGAACTGGCCGTACGGATTAACGCTGTGGAAACCAAGTATGCTCTGGACGACCTGACTTCCCTCGGCGCACTCCCCAACGTCGATGCTGTCGTTGTCCCAAAAGTCAactccgccgccgacttaACATACGTCACCGATGTATTGCGTCACGTAGCTCCCGAGAGACACGCGTCAACGTCCCATAATCCCATCAAGATCATTGCCTTGGTTGAGTCTGCTCGGTCAATCATGAACCTACCCGAAATTTGCAAGGCGTCACCCTACCTCAGTGGTCTAGTATTTGCTGCCGAGGATTTCGCCCTGGATTTATCTCTGACGAGAACGCCTTCCCTTACGGAGTTTTTGTATGCGCGATCAGCCATCGTTAccgcggcgagggccgccgGCTTGCCTAGTGCAATTGATCTTGTCTGCACCTCATTTAGGGGTGACGAAGGCTTGAAGCGGTTGGAAGAGGAGTCTCTCGGGGGCAAATCAATGGGCTTCAACGGCAAACAATGCATCCACCCCAACCAGGTGGCCCTTGTTCAGAAGTTGTTTGCCCCCGGCGAAAAGGAGGTGGAATGGGCCGTACGTGTTGCAATCGCGGACGAGAAAGCAAGCAAGGCGGGTCGTGGAGCCTGGACACTCGACGGCATGATGATCGATGCGCCGGTAACGGGGAAGGCTAATGCTATCATTGCGAAAGCCGAGAAGTGCGACGTTGATGTAGCAAGTCTTAGACAGAAGTGGAAGGGCCAGGAACCCGAGTAA
- a CDS encoding rRNA-processing protein utp23, whose protein sequence is MRRLPGPLLATSPFTARPTKVSRGPSWPPQLPSNIASLSTTTAPRTESSDGKPRAQPFRFETGVSLFAKRAPRPFPPPFLSPPSGSFSDPLSTHHRSRDRRARVNGEIILGQTNGDDAVFASDNFICANDGVGAWSTRPRGHAGLWSRLILHFWATAMQQDAATPRSQEIYRPDPVAYLQRAYEQTLKATSDPDWQGTTTASGAQLHYKTVDGSGEVPQVYVTNLGDCQVMILRPKHDKVVYKTKEQWHWFDCPRQLGTNSPDTPEENAVVDVVELQVGDVVLAMSDGVIDNLWEHEIVSSIQASIQRWENGEGADRSEGDRTGGANGGMKLAAEELVAAAKKIATDPFAESPFMEHAIEEGLASEGGKLDDISVVAALVRKQDT, encoded by the exons ATGAGGAGGCTACCTGGGCCCTTGTTGGCGACATCACCGTTCACAGCGCGGCCTACGAAAGTGTCTCGAGGCccgtcatggccgccgcAACTCCCATCCAATATCGCCTCTCTGTCGACCACTACGGCACCACGAACAGAGTCTTCCGACGGGAAACCACGAGCACAACCCTTTCGGTTTGAGACAGGAGTCTCGCTCTTTGCCAAACGGGCCCCGCGACCTTTTCCGCCGCCGTTCCTCTCCCCTCCGTCGGGTTCCTTCTCCGATCCGCTCAGCACTCATCACCGAAGCCGCGATCGCCGCGCCAGAGTTAACGGAGAAATCATCCTGGGGCAGACAAATGGGGATGATGCGGTGTTTGCTAGCGACAACTTCATCTGTGCCAACGATGGTGTCGGCGCTTGGTCGACACGTCCCCGAGGACATGCTGG TCTCTGGTCACGCTTGATTCTTCACTTCTGGGCCACGGCTATGCAGCAGGATGCCGCTACTCCTCGTTCGCAGGAAATCTACAGACCCGATCCGGTAGCCTACCTCCAAAGGGCATACGAGCAAACTCTGAAAGCGACATCGGACCCCGACTGGCAAGGCACAACAACGGCAAGTGGAGCCCAGCTGCACTACAAAACCGTCGATGGAAGCGGAGAGGTTCCTCAGGTCTATGTGACCAACCTAGGCGACTGTCAAGTCATGATTCTGCGGCCTAAGCATGACAAGGTTGTCTACAAAACCAAGGAGCAGTGGCATTGGTTCGATTGTCCGCGCCAGCTCGGCACCAACAGTCCCGACACGCCGGAGGAAAATGCAGTCGTTGATGTGGTGGAGCTTCAGGTTGGGGATGTAGTCTTGGCCATGTCAGACGGCGTCATCGACAATCTATGGGAGCATGAGATCGTCAGCAGTATCCAGGCCAGCATACAACGCTGGGAGAACGGAGAAGGAGCAGATAGATCCGAAGGAGATCGGACGGGCGGCGCAAACGGAGGCATgaagctcgccgccgaggaactGGTGGCTGCCGCAAAGAAGATTGCAACCGATCCTTTTGCGGAAAGCCCTTTCATGGAGCATGCTATAGAGGAGGGTCTGGCGAGCGAGGGGG GCAAGCTCGACGATATTAGCGTTGTTGCTGCTCTCGTGAGGAAGCAGGACACATGA
- a CDS encoding Duf726 domain protein, producing the protein MAGSGESVTTANTNNPSPTTTAATVNTEEAQKRPNGTHAPDATAPQQPPATTAMASEKPEFDDFGLPIRRYVLPPPEETDQTTDSQPDPQELVAEPTEDGKEVNSTKETKATGDKNADGTDAESESDDDFRDAQSEQPAAAAASGANSNTPSTPTANLDNDKNLYKPAPASTNKESESQNAADKREEKGVVDQPREVTVERPSAEKRLTAEDEATKEIATSRDQNVALNGKVEETDVVEPQRSAPAVKLDGNRPESPAKLVDKADEPETKAAESSSPIARHKRDNSTASNVVMSEFSHQQLTSDKKEEEDKEDTDWQAMPAYAPYDIYDDDNRLVAKEYTAEEEEETYGYGGLGGAGKGYTRVIMDDDAESATSMDDNTQYLFKEVNGTSIGEDDSEARDAVSQMQATKDLLTEGQRIAYVGLTRLEIHNMVKEAESVEHTRSTKKEVNMSAESTKMWGQKMMVRLYSHMDISSAEQIMVEQLSDHGVVPSDLTPILMANARVKNPMAEDEARSSVSLSSPKPLPPPSPALSQDEKAAEAPPPYKTHEGEELPSVKTPAQMVTSDKIDIDLRWTVLCDLFLLLIADSVYDCRSRILLERVGKSLEIEWLDVRKFEKKVTDALEMQQAAEKENWNEDEHMEHRRKQALRKRYMMMGLATVGGGLVIGLSAGLLAPVIGAGLAAGFTTIGVTGTSTFLGGVGGAAIITSSAAASGSVIGVRAANRRTGAVKTFEYRPLHNNKRVHLVVTVAGWMTGKVDDVRLPFSTVDPIMGDLYSVYWEPEMLRSMGDTINILATEALTQGLQQVLASTILTSLMAALSLPVVLTKLAYLIDNPWSVSQDRAWAAGLILADSLIDRNLGTRPVTLVGYSLGSRVIFSCLLELARKGAYGVVQNVYLFGSPLIIKKDEYLRARTVVPGRFVNGYSSNDWILAYLFRLTGGGPRKVAGLTAIEELPWIENFDVTEFVKGHMEYRKAMPRLLRECGWLVESDEFSEIEDPDPENHQERQRELINEIEEARKELEREGQKKKSRFSIFGRGKKTDKEKWEIYEDSTKDGSKPNPRTEDKEGNNHGVLFDVEAIRAELAKEKNTSTQEDPEEFQVKELKSTLPPMKLDLNSSNSSLNPRDNLRETKSAYAVPNRASYETTGSYSYTPERTPTFRSSQTFSPTQRALSPYHAAPSPLEEEVEMTFDTSFHDPPPAPRPPPKDDPPTRPEMKSAQTVPNMTASNPWADIDDEDDFGKEKEIQMTFA; encoded by the exons ATGGCGGGCTCTGGCGAGTCTGTTACCACCGCCAACACAAACAACCCCTCACCGACGAcaaccgccgccaccgtcaaCACGGAGGAGGCCCAGAAGCGACCGAATGGCACGCATGCACCAGATGCGACTGCACCACAACAACCTCCTGCAACTACGGCCATGGCGAGCGAAAAACCGGAGTTCGACGATTTCGGCCTACCCATCAGACGATACGTGCTACCGCCTCCCGAGGAAACCGATCAGACGACCGATTCCCAACCCGACCCGCAGGAGCTCGTAGCCGAGCCAACAGAAGACGGAAAGGAAGTGAACAGCACCAAAGAAACGAAGGCGACGGGAGACAAGAATGCAGACGGCACTGATGCCGAGTCAGAAAGTGACGATGACTTCAGGGATGCACAGTCCGAACAacccgccgctgccgctgcctcGGGAGCCAACTCGAATACACCCTCAACGCCTACTGCGAATCTGGACAACGACAAAAACCTATacaagccggcgccggcaagtACGAACAAAGAAAGCGAGAGCCAGAATGCCGCAGacaagagagaagagaagggggtgGTGGACCAGCCACGAGAGGTAACTGTCGAGAGGCCCAGTGCAGAGAAACGGTTGACAGCGGAAGACGAGGCAACGAAAGAGATCGCAACGAGCAGAGACCAAAATGTCGCGCTCAACGGAaaggtcgaggagacggaTGTGGTAGAGCCACAGCGGTCGGCGCCTGCTGTTAAACTGGACGGGAACCGACCAGAATCTCCTGCGAAACTGGTCGATAAGGCAGATGAGCCTGAAACCAAGGCAGCCgagtcttcttctccaaTTGCCCGTCACAAAAGAGATAACAGCACCGCCAGCAATGTGGTCATGTCCGAGTTTTCGCACCAGCAGCTGACATCGGAtaaaaaggaggaggaagacaagGAGGATACCGACTGGCAGGCGATGCCAGCATATGCTCCCTATGACATTTATGATGACGACAACAGGCTGGTTGCAAAGGAGTACAcggctgaagaagaggaggaaacATACGGTTACGGTGGACTAGGAGGCGCAGGGAAAGGATATACCCGAGTgatcatggacgacgacgccgaatCAGCAACGAGTATGGACGACAATACCCAGTACCTCTTCAAAGAAGTCAATGGTACGAGCATTGGCGAAGACGACAGCGAGGCACGTGATGCCGTATCTCAGATGCAGGCGACCAAGGACCTGCTCACCGAAGGGCAGAGAATCGCCTACGTGGGACTGACGAGACTGGAGATCCACAACATGGTTAAGGAGGCCGAGAGTGTCGAACACACAAGGTCTACGAAGAAGGAGGTCAACATGTCCGCCGAATCAACCAAGATGTGGGGACAGAAGATGATGGTCCGTCTGTACTCTCACATGGACATCAGCTCCGCAGAGCAGATCATGGTCGAGCAACTGAGCGACCACGGCGTCGTGCCCTCCGACTTGACACCGATATTGATGGCCAATGCACGGGTCAAAAATCCCATGGCTGAGGATGAAGCCCGGAGTTCAGTGTCACTCTCGTCGCCCaagcctctccctcccccttcacCGGCCCTCTCTcaggacgagaaggccgccgaagCCCCACCACCATACAAAACTCATGAGGGAGAAGAGTTGCCCTCTGTCAAGACCCCGGCCCAGATGGTCACGTCTGACAAGATTGATATCGACCTGCGGTGGACAGTACTATGCGATCTCTTTTTACTTTTAATTGCCGACTCCGTATATGATTGTCGGTCTAGAATATTGCTGGAGCGAGTCGGCAAGAGTCTCGAGATTGAATGGCTGGATGTTAGAAAATTCGAAAAGAAGGTGACGGATGCGTTGGAAAtgcagcaggccgccgagaaaGAGAACTGGAATGAGGATGAACACATGGAGCACAGGAGGAAACAGGCTCTTAGGAAACGATACATGATGATGGGCTTGgccaccgtcggcggcgggctggtCATCGGCTTGTCGGCTGGTCTACTTGCTCCTGTCATTGGTGCTGGCTTGGCAGCCGGATTCACCACTATTGGAGTAACTGGCACGTCAACTTTCCTGGGAGGGGTCGGCGGGGCTGCTATTATCACATCCAGCGCAGCAGCTTCTGGCAGCGTTATTGGTGTTCGAGCCGCGAACAGACGAACGGGGGCCGTCAAGACCTTCGAGTACCGGCCGTTACACAACAACAAGCGAGTCCATCTTGTGGTGACGGTGGCCGGATGGATGACGGGCAAAGTGGACGACGTTCGCTTGCCTTTCAGCACGGTGGACCCCATCATGGGTGACCTGTACTCGGTTTATTGGGAGCCTGAAATGCTAAGAAGTATGGGTGACACCATCAACATTCTTGCGACGGAG GCTCTCACCCAAGGACTCCAGCAGGTCTTAGCAAGCACCATTTTGACAAGTTTGATGGCCGCCCTGTCGTTGCCGGTAGTCTTGACGAAGCTGGCGTACTTGATTGACAACCCATGGAGTGTCTCGCAAGACAGAGCTTGGGCTGCGGGTCTGATTCTGGCGGATTCACTAATCGACAGAAACTTGGGAACCCGCCCAGTAACCCTTGTTGGATATTCACTCGGATCGCGAGTAATTTTCTCCTGCCTACTGGAGTTGGCGAGAAAGGGGGCATACGGCGTGGTGCAGAACGTCTACCTGTTTGGATCGCCCCTGATCATCAAGAAAGATGAGTACCTACGAGCACGCACTGTCGTACCCGGGAGGTTCGTGAACGGATACAGCAGCAACGACTGGATTCTTGCCTACCTCTTCCGGTTAACCGGCGGTGGCCCTCGCAAAGTGGCCGGTTTGACCGCCATTGAAGAGCTGCCGTGGATTGAAAATTTTGACGTGACGGAGTTCGTCAAGGGGCACATGGAATACCGGAAGGCCATGCCACGTCTCCTCCGGGAATGCGGCTGGCTCGTGGAGAGCGACGAGTTTAGCGAAATCGAGGACCCGGACCCGGAGAACCATCAGGAGCGCCAGCGCGAACTCATCAACGAAATTGAGGAGGCCCGTAAGGAGCTCGAAAGGGAAgggcagaagaagaaaagcagATTCTCTATCTTCGGACGGGGGAAGAAGACCGACAAGGAAAAATGGGAGATCTATGAAGACTCGACCAAAGACGGAAGCAAGCCGAACCCGAGGACGGAAGACAAGGAGGGTAACAACCACGGTGTCCTgttcgacgtcgaagccATCCGAGCCGAGCTAGCAAAGGAGAAGAACACATCGACGCAGGAGGATCCCGAGGAGTTCCAAGTGAAGGAGCTGAAGTCTACGCTTCCGCCGATGAAGCTTGACTTGAATTCGTCAAACTCATCGCTGAACCCGCGGGACAATCTGCGCGAAACAAAGAGCGCATACGCTGTGCCGAATCGTGCATCGTACGAGACCACAGGCTCGTACTCTTACACGCCGGAGCGGACACCGACGTTCCGCTCGAGCCAGACGTTCTCGCCGACGCAGAGGGCCTTGTCGCCATACCACGCGGCGCCGTCCCCactcgaggaggaggttgagaTGACGTTCGACACCTCTTTCCACgacccgccgccggcgccgcggcctccCCCGAAAGATGATCCTCCTACACGGCCCGAGATGAAGTCGGCGCAGACAGTCCCTAATATGACGGCGTCGAACCCATGGGCAGAtatcgacgacgaagatgactttgggaaggagaaggagataCAAATGACTTTTGCATAA
- a CDS encoding RNA recognition domain-containing protein, whose amino-acid sequence MSKLFIGTSSSGLAWHTEEGTLRQKFEEFGAVEEAVVVKDRDTGRSRGFGFVRYTQDGDAQKAIAAMNNVEFDGRTIRVDKASDNGPRGGGGGGFRGGGGGFGGGRGGYGGAPPAPYGAAPGGYPVGVPNMYQQQQPAYGRGYPPQQPYGAPPQGELIPRIPMIEYASDNPYADGGYAPQAPYGYQQDPSQQPQGGRGY is encoded by the exons ATGTCCAAGCTTTTCATTGG TACGTCCTCCAGCGGCCTTGCATGGCACACTGAGGAAGGCACCCTCAGACAGAAGTTTGAGGAGTTCGGTGCTGTTGAGGAAGCT GTCGTTGTAAAGGATCGCGACACTGGCCGTAGCCGTGGATTCGGCTTCGTCCGCTACACCCAGGACGGAGATGCCCAGAAGGCCATTGCCGCCATGAACAACGTCGA GTTTGACGGACGCACTATTCGCGTTGACAAGGCTTCCGACAACGGCCcccgtggtggtggcggcggtggtttccgcggcggcggcggcggcttcggcggcgggcgtggCGGCTACGGCGGCGCCCCCCCTGCGCCCTACGGCGCTGCCCCGGGCGGATACCCGGTCGGCGTCCCCAACATgtaccagcagcagcagcctgcgTACGGCCGTGGTTACCCCCCTCAGCAGCCCTACGGTGCCCCTCCTCAGGGTGAGTTGATACCGCGAATTCCAATGATTGAGTACGCTTCTGACAATCCCTACGCAGACGGTGGCTACGCTCCGCAGGCTCCGTACGGCTACCAGCAGGACCCGTCTCAGCAGCCTCAGGGCGGCCGAGGCTATTAG
- a CDS encoding Golgi apparatus membrane protein TVP23 — protein sequence MDSSQQQQEAPGSLSWRLSSHPITLLTFLSFRISSVLVYFLGLWIIRSIRSNRIMIFIITILLLAADFYYLKNIAGRRLVGLRWWNEVDAQTGDSQWVFESSEPGTKTINPTDSRFFWLALYTQPILWVLLAIFALVRLQFLWLPLVVIALVLTIMNAMAFSRCDKFSHASNMAGSALYSGGLAGSIASNMVGRLFNRG from the exons ATGGATTCCTCGCAACAGCAGCAAGAAGCCCCGGGCTCCCTGAGCTGGCGATTGAGCTCGCATCCCATCACTCTGTTGACCTTTCTGTCGTTTCGGATAT CAAGCGTTCTCGTGTACTTCCTGGGACTGTGGATCATCAGAAGCAT TCGCTCCAATAGGATCATGATtttcatcatcaccatccttctcctcgccgccgactttTACTATCTCAAGAACATCGCCGGCCGCCGACTCGTAGGACTTCGGTGGTGGAACGAGGTGGACGCGCAGACGGGCGACTCGCAGTGGGTCTTTGAGAGCAGCGAGCCGGGGACCAAGACGATCAACCCGACCGACAGCCGCTTCTTCTGGCTTGCTCTTTACACTCAGCCAATCCTCTGGGTACTTCTCGCCATCTTCGCGCTCGTACGGTTGCAATTCCTGTGGTTGCCGCTTGTTG TCATCGCCTTGGTTCTAACTATCATGAACGCCATGGCCTTCTCGAGGTGCGATAAGTTCAGTCACGCCTCCAACATGGCCGGAAGCGCCCTCTACTCTGGTGGCCTGGCAGGCAGTATCGCGAGTAACATGGTAGGTCGGTTGTTTAACCGTGGCTGA
- a CDS encoding rRNA-processing protein utp23: MRGKRSKQYRKLMNQYSLSWGFREPYQCLVDAEMVVDCHNFRYDLLAGLERTLHGKVKPMITQCEIRKLYLRKNEPDMNKIIDFAKTLERRRCGHLPEDYPEPLSTMDCMKAVVDPKGNLVNKHRYCVASQSADVRRMLREIPGVPQIYIKRSVMILEPMATESIAIRTKEEKSKFRDGLVRPERKRKRGEDEDDDESGKEGKSVASGGQDKKSHKKKGPKGPNPLAVKKSKKATEGGAKQKTEPRLATGAGAGAGEGGGEGEGEGEGPAKKKRRRRQKNQTGDVESGAPATQDEATAEQAAESS; the protein is encoded by the exons ATGCGTGGAAAACGAAGCAAACAGTATCGGAAGTTGATGAACCAGTATTCTTTGAGCTGGGGATTCCGCGAACCGTATCAATGCCTGGTTGACGCCGAGATGGTGGTCGACTGCCACAACTTCAGATATGACCTGCTCGCCGGACTCGAGCGCACGTTGCACGGCAAGGTCAAGCCAA TGATCACACAATGCGAAATTCGCAAGTTGTATCTGCGCAAGAACGAGCCCGACATGAACAAAATTATCGACTTCGCCAAGACATTGGAGCGCAGACGGTGCGGTCATTTGCCTGAGGACTACCCCGAGCCCCTGAGCACGATGGATTGCATGAAGGCTGTTGTCGATCCCAAAGGAAACCTCGTCAATAAGCACCGCTACTGTGTTGCTAGCCAGTCGGCCGATGTGCGTCGAATGCTTCGCGAAATCCCCGGTGTACCGCAAATTTACATCAAGCGGTCGGTCATGATCCTCGAGCCCATGGCGACGGAGAGCATTGCCATCAGgaccaaggaggagaagagcaaATTTCGCGATGGGCTCGTCAGACCCGAAAGGAAGAGGAAGCGCggggaggatgaggacgatgatgagagcgggaaggaaggaaagtCGGTCGCCAGCGGGGGCCAGGATAAGAAAAGccacaagaagaaggggccTAAGGGGCCGAACCCCTTGGCGGTCAAGAAGTCTAAGAAGGCCACAGAAGGTGGCGCGAAACAGAAGACTGAGCCGCGACTGGCAACAGGCGCAGGCGCGGGtgcgggcgagggcggcggcgagggcgagggcgagggtgagggacccgcgaagaagaagcgtaGGAGACGACAAAAGAATCAGACTGGCGACGTGGAGTCGGGCGCGCCGGCTACCCAGGACGAGGCCACGGCAGAGCAGGCGGCGGAAAGCTCGTAA
- a CDS encoding ChaC-like protein — protein MAEDNLSTNSGEFWLYGYGRIPGWVTGYVRRFWQASNPIFSQDHRGTPEAPGRVVTLIERSFWERLTDHHDSAPDRVWGVAYRIKADKVAEVKDYLDIREINGYTIHYAPFFPADGSETIRTLVYIGTPDNDQFVGPQDPQELATHIRKSRGPSGLNIDYLLGLEKALDELSPESGDVHITDLSDRVRTIMAAELEGSGHVVETSQPPPSAVSNNFQQEHSIEEQEETEKTD, from the exons ATGGCCGAAGACAATCTCTCCACCAACAGCGGCGAGTTCTGGCTGTACGGCTATGG GAGAATCCCTGGTTGGGTGACGGGATACGTCCGTCGCTTCTGGCAA GCGTCTAATCCCATCTTCAGCCAGGACCACAGAGGCACACCAGAGGCCCCAGGCCGTGTTGTCACTCTCATCGAGCGTTCGTTTTGGGAGCGGTTGACCGACCACCACGACTCAGCTCCTGACCGCGTATGGGGCGTCGCCTACCGTATCAAGGCCGACAAGGTTGCCGAGGTCAAGGATTACCTCGACATCCGTGAGATCAACGGTTACACCATCCATTACGCCCCTTTCTTTCCGGCTGACGGCTCCGAGACCATCCGTACTCTTGTGTACATCGGCACTCCGGACAACGACCAGTTCGTCGGCCCCCAGGATCCCCAGGAGCTGGCTACCCACATCCGCAAAAGCCGTGGCCCGAGTGGGCTGAATATCGACtacctcctcggcctcgagaaaGCCCTGGACGAGCTGAGCCCCGAGAGCGGCGACGTCCACATCACCGACCTCTCTGACCGAGTTCGGACCATCATGGCTGCTGAGCTGGAGGGTTCCGGCCATGTTGTTGAAACGTCCCAGCCGCCTCCATCTGCCGTTAGCAACAACTTCCAACAAGAACACAGTatcgaggagcaggaggagacAGAAAAGACAGATTGA